The genome window CAATATGCGCTAAGTAAATGGCCCGTCCATCTATCCGGAATTTAAACGGCGTTGTCATTTTAATAATTTCCAGTGCCTGCTCCAATGATTCGTTTTCCAATACCCCACTTATTTGTTCGTTTTTTAGTGACTGCTCTTCAAATGTTATTTGCACATTATATTTTCGTTCTATTTGCTTAGCTACCTCTTCAAAACTTTGGTTCGTAAATACTATCCTGTTATAAAGCCAGGCTGTTTCTTTAATACCTTTCGCGCTAACCCGGGGCAAAGCCGTTACCTGGTATTCTATTTTAGCTTCCCTGGCATTGGCGGCAGAGGCATTAAGTATTCCGGATATATTATTGTCAACAATAAGTTTTTCATTAGGTAGTAATATTATACTTTTCTCAGGCTTGTCTTTCAATTCAACCTGCACTCTTCCGGTTAGCAACGTTGTTTCAATATTTTTGTCATTACGATAGGCCTTAACATTAAATACAGTACCGAGTACTTTTACAGTAAGGGTATTTGTATGCACAAGAAACGGCTTTTTAGCATTTTTGGTCACTTCAAAAAAACCTTCGCCTTCCAGATCTACCTCCCGTGTTGTTTTTGAGAATGTCTCGGGATAAGAAAACGTACTGCCCGAATTAAGCTTTACCTTTGTACCATCAGGCAATATTATTCCGGCAGTTTTTCCGTATGGCACATAAACATGGCGAATAATCACTTTTGTCAATTGATTATCAGCAAGTTGCCTGTTAGTATAAAAAAATATGCCGCTTATAGTAAGCATCAATAATATAGCTGCCGCCACCCTCCAATAAATTAATGATCTTACATTTCTTTTTTCGAAGACTACCTGCCCTTCACCTGAATTTTTAATCTTATACCAAAGCTCTTCAATCCCTTCGCTAAAGTCTTTTTGTTTTACTGCGGGGTCCTGCTGTTTTAAATCTGTTGTTAAGGCATCAGTAACCTTTTGCATTTTTTTATATTCAGGAAACCGGTCAAGAAATATTTCTAGCTCCTTCAGCTCTTTTTCAGTAGCTGTTTTGCCAACACGCTTTGCCATGAGCTCAATAAACCTGGATTTTCCCATAATAATTAATGTTCTGCTGTAAGGACACAGCTCAGCTAAGATTTTCTTAATCGGAATTTAAAAAAAAGAAAATATTTAAGTACGCCCTCTATGGTATATATTTTAGTACAACTATTAAGTACGCAACGCGTGGTCAAGCTTTTTAAGGGCGATGGTAAGTTGGGCAAATACTGTTTTATTTGAAAGGCCAAGTATGGTTGCCACTTCATTGCATGACAGGTCATCGTCTTTTACCATCTTAAAGATCAACCTGCACCTTGGCGGCAATTCGTTAACAGCATCTACAACCTTTTTTTTTAACTCCTTACCAATAAGGAGCTGGGCAGGATCAACGGACAAATGGAAATAATATGCTTCCGTTACTTTTATTTCCCTAACCTTTTTCGATGAAATGCTTCGCAGGTGATTTAAGCATGCATTTTTTACGGCAACATATAAGTAAACGTGTAAATTCCTTATCGAATCAAGCTTTTTACGCCCTATCCAAACCTTCAGGAAAACATCGTTCACAATTTCCTCTCCCACCTCCCTGTCGTCTAACAATGAATACGTAAACTGGTACAATTTGACTACATATTGTTTATATAGCTCATTGAACGCAGATTCATCGTCATTAAACTGAATTTGATGAATAAGTTCATGGGTAATCACAGTTCGGTGTATTTCTTAACAATTATCAGGGAGCTTCCGGTGAAATATGCTGCAATATAACACACTTAACGTAAAGAAAATATTACAAATCAAAATATGTACAGCAGGCAAAACTGCACAACTCCTTTTAAAACATTTTTGGCAAAAAAAAGCCCCGCAGACGTGCGGGGCTTGTGCTCCTGAGGCTGGGCTCGAACCAGCGACCCTCTGATTAACAGTCAGATGCTCTAACCAGCTGAGCTACTCAGGAATCTTTTCCGTTTTGGAGTGTGCAAAAGTATCATTTCCGGTGTAATTACGCAACAACTCTTTGAAAAAAAATCAAATTTTATTTCAATTAATAATTTAGTGGCTGACTTAAAGCCATTTAAATTTTCACTCGATTATTAAATTGAGGCAATTGTGGCGTAAAATCATAATATTTGCAAAAATTTAATCACATAATTCATGAGTTTACTGGTAATTGGTACCGTTGCATTTGATGCTATTGAAACCCCTTTTGGCAAAACAGATAAAATTGTTGGCGGCGCCGCCACCTTTGCAAGTTTAGCCGCTTCATACTTCTATAATAAAACAAAAATTGTTGCCGTAGTGGGTGATGATTTTCCGCAAAGCTTTATAAAGGATTTTAACAATCATCATATTGATACTGAAGGCCTGCAGATAAAAGCCGGGGAGAAATCATTTTTCTGGAGCGGCAAATATCATAACGATATGAATACACGCGATACATTAATTACTGAAC of Mucilaginibacter xinganensis contains these proteins:
- a CDS encoding FecR family protein, whose protein sequence is MGKSRFIELMAKRVGKTATEKELKELEIFLDRFPEYKKMQKVTDALTTDLKQQDPAVKQKDFSEGIEELWYKIKNSGEGQVVFEKRNVRSLIYWRVAAAILLMLTISGIFFYTNRQLADNQLTKVIIRHVYVPYGKTAGIILPDGTKVKLNSGSTFSYPETFSKTTREVDLEGEGFFEVTKNAKKPFLVHTNTLTVKVLGTVFNVKAYRNDKNIETTLLTGRVQVELKDKPEKSIILLPNEKLIVDNNISGILNASAANAREAKIEYQVTALPRVSAKGIKETAWLYNRIVFTNQSFEEVAKQIERKYNVQITFEEQSLKNEQISGVLENESLEQALEIIKMTTPFKFRIDGRAIYLAHIGNAIN
- a CDS encoding RNA polymerase sigma-70 factor produces the protein MITHELIHQIQFNDDESAFNELYKQYVVKLYQFTYSLLDDREVGEEIVNDVFLKVWIGRKKLDSIRNLHVYLYVAVKNACLNHLRSISSKKVREIKVTEAYYFHLSVDPAQLLIGKELKKKVVDAVNELPPRCRLIFKMVKDDDLSCNEVATILGLSNKTVFAQLTIALKKLDHALRT